A genomic segment from Janibacter sp. DB-40 encodes:
- a CDS encoding pyrimidine dimer DNA glycosylase/endonuclease V: MRLWSLDPAQLDRAALVSGWREGLLAQAVLLGRTKGYTRHPQLVRFQQLDDPVVGVATWLLGLADEADRRGYRFDRSRVVPAPDPTLRMTVTEDQLQLEWRHLLAKCEQRSPDWAADLVIAAPRAHPLFDVVSGPVADWERATS; the protein is encoded by the coding sequence ATGCGGCTGTGGAGTCTTGACCCTGCCCAGCTGGACCGGGCGGCCCTGGTCTCCGGCTGGCGCGAGGGGCTGCTGGCGCAGGCCGTGCTGCTCGGCCGGACGAAGGGGTACACCCGGCACCCGCAGCTGGTGCGCTTCCAGCAGCTGGACGACCCGGTCGTCGGGGTGGCCACGTGGCTCCTCGGCCTCGCCGACGAGGCGGACCGCCGCGGCTACCGGTTCGACCGCTCCCGGGTGGTCCCGGCGCCCGACCCGACGCTGCGGATGACAGTCACCGAGGACCAGCTGCAGCTCGAGTGGCGCCACCTGCTCGCCAAGTGCGAGCAGCGCTCGCCGGACTGGGCCGCGGACCTGGTGATCGCCGCGCCGCGCGCCCACCCGCTCTTCGACGTGGTCAGCGGGCCGGTGGCCGACTGGGAGCGCGCGACGAGCTGA